One Streptomyces sp. P9-A2 DNA window includes the following coding sequences:
- a CDS encoding YchJ family protein — protein sequence MTTLSCPCGLPETYEACCGRFHTGAAAAPTAERLMRSRYCAFVRLDAGYLLRTWHPRTRPERVDLDPGMRWTGLEILETAGGSAFHSTGTVTFRASYRGGSLHERSRFERVDGAWVYVDGEFLS from the coding sequence ATGACCACGCTTTCCTGCCCCTGCGGGCTCCCCGAGACCTACGAGGCGTGCTGCGGCCGCTTCCACACGGGGGCGGCCGCCGCGCCGACCGCCGAGCGGCTGATGCGGTCGCGGTACTGCGCCTTCGTGCGGCTGGACGCCGGTTACCTGCTGCGCACGTGGCATCCGCGGACGCGGCCGGAGCGGGTCGACCTCGATCCCGGGATGCGGTGGACCGGGCTGGAGATCCTGGAGACGGCCGGCGGGTCCGCCTTCCACTCCACCGGGACGGTGACCTTCCGGGCGTCCTACCGGGGCGGCTCGCTGCACGAGCGCAGCCGCTTCGAGCGGGTGGACGGGGCGTGGGTGTACGTCGACGGGGAGTTCCTGAGCTGA
- a CDS encoding FadR/GntR family transcriptional regulator: protein MSITGRGLHGRVLDTLGPEITAGEYPPGSVLRTDELAQRFEVSRSVMREVVRVLESMYLVESRRRVGVTVRPARDWNVYDPQVIRWRLAGADRPRQLRSLTVLRSAVEPVAAGLAARNATAEQCAELTECALGMVANSRGHRLEGYLFHDMAFHRVILTASGNDMFARLGDVVAEVLAGRTHHDVMFDDPDPAAVTLHVQVAEAVRERDAARAEELTREITVGALQELDILAP from the coding sequence ATGAGCATCACGGGCCGGGGACTGCACGGCCGCGTACTGGACACCCTCGGCCCCGAGATCACAGCGGGCGAATACCCGCCCGGCAGCGTCCTGCGCACCGACGAACTCGCCCAGCGTTTCGAGGTGTCGCGCTCCGTGATGCGCGAAGTGGTACGCGTCCTGGAGTCCATGTACCTCGTGGAGTCCCGGCGCCGCGTGGGCGTCACGGTCCGCCCGGCCCGCGACTGGAACGTGTACGACCCCCAGGTCATCCGCTGGCGACTGGCCGGTGCGGACCGCCCCCGGCAACTGCGTTCGCTCACGGTGCTGCGCTCGGCCGTCGAACCGGTCGCGGCGGGGCTCGCCGCCCGCAACGCCACCGCCGAGCAGTGCGCCGAACTCACCGAGTGCGCCCTCGGCATGGTCGCCAACTCGCGCGGCCACCGGCTGGAGGGGTACCTCTTCCACGACATGGCCTTCCACCGGGTGATCCTCACCGCCTCCGGCAACGACATGTTCGCCCGCCTCGGTGACGTCGTCGCCGAGGTCCTGGCCGGACGCACCCACCACGACGTGATGTTCGACGACCCCGACCCGGCCGCGGTCACCCTGCACGTCCAGGTCGCCGAAGCGGTCCGCGAGCGCGACGCCGCCCGCGCCGAGGAGCTGACCCGCGAGATCACCGTGGGCGCCCTCCAGGAACTGGACATCCTGGCGCCGTGA